A section of the Phormidium ambiguum IAM M-71 genome encodes:
- a CDS encoding PAS domain S-box protein — MSYPQTYSYSTDQMNRTGKYNSLPSAISRYGIAVLTVGIVIGMKLLLEPLIDTESPFLLFFTAVIVSALYGGIWAGIWATILSALVSDYLFLSPSNSIFVEQSLGQNLKLILFLLEGFFISTIIHKLITANQKVKFGQQALQESEVKYKLLIESIQDCAIFLLDPKGEVISWNQGAQRLKGYEAKEIIGKHFSCFYRPEEIAEGKPDRYLEIAAAKGHIENEGWRVRKNGTEFWANVIITALRDEQGNLTGFCKLTRDFSEKKRIEDSLQKAYSELEFCIQERTVQLTVTNQQLEQQKEERKKAEAALQESERRFRAIFNQTFQFIGLMQPDGILIEANETALNFAGLQREDAIDRPFWEAHWWTNSPETQETLKQAIQKAANGEFIRYEVDVLGAGNTLATIDFSIKPIRDQSGQVILLIPEGRDISQLKKAEQTLQSFFDAAPIMMGIVELIDNRDILHIADNTATAKFFGIHVEQMRNRLASEMGAPEQQIQAWIKNYQQAARTQAPVRFEYSHIIQEQEYWLSATVSSIPAKPGSNPQFAYIVEDITERKLAEAQILQLNTKLEQRIQERTLQLQIEIAQRERALQELQQTEEALRHSEQQFRTVAESMPQIVWTALPNGAVDYYNKRWAEFSGIPQTKGHNWGWQPILHIEDQKRTVEAWKKALEKGELYECEHRLKRADGEFRWFLSRGLPLHNSQGEIIKWFGTATDIHEQKQVQEALRQSEHKFRIAVDNIPDTFVIYDAERRLQFMNVAGLHRIQKSLDELIGLRDEEIYPPEVTNNYLPFLLWSVETLTTQSFECTITLPSYGTFTTIISYIPLLNDRGELYQILGISHDISKRKSAEEALRLSLERFRIALENSPIAVFNQDRELRYTWVYNTQLDYSAEEVLGKTDADLMHPDDAAKLTEIKQQVLRTGIGVRTEVQASKTGEFCFHDLTVEPLRNEFDEVVGITGAAINITDSKIIEAQLQIRAQQQAAIAHLGQRALSGIDLDKLMNEATSLIAHILNVEYCKVLELLPDGQKMLLRSVFGFTDSEVLAEPITINTGLESQAGYTLLADEPVIVNDLRCETRFTPSLLLQEHNTISGLSTVIAGVPQAFGVLEAHTIREYSFTQDDIYFLQAAANILAEAIQRQKARETLQRQSEELALANRLKDEFLATISHELRTPLNSMLGWAKLLPSRNFSPDTVSRAIETIARNTQALAQLIEDVLDMSDIIRGRLNLQVEPVSLDVVIEQAIASIHLAAEAKNIQVCSQIDYSVGIVLGDSTRLQQIVWNLLSNSVKFTPKGGRVEVRLTKVNNQAQIQVSDTGRGISPDFLPHVFDRFRQEDGSITRSYGGLGLGLAIVRYLVELHGGTISAASTGYGKGATFTVQLPLI; from the coding sequence ATGAGTTATCCTCAAACTTATTCGTATTCGACCGATCAAATGAACAGAACAGGAAAATACAACTCTCTTCCCTCAGCAATTTCGCGCTATGGCATAGCAGTGTTAACAGTGGGTATTGTGATTGGGATGAAGTTACTCCTTGAACCGCTAATAGATACAGAAAGCCCATTCCTACTATTTTTTACCGCTGTAATTGTCAGTGCGCTCTATGGGGGAATCTGGGCAGGCATCTGGGCGACTATTTTATCGGCGTTAGTTAGCGATTACCTTTTTCTGTCGCCCTCTAACTCAATTTTTGTCGAGCAAAGCCTGGGTCAAAATCTGAAATTAATTTTATTTCTTCTCGAAGGTTTTTTTATTAGTACAATTATTCATAAATTAATTACTGCTAACCAAAAAGTCAAATTCGGGCAACAAGCATTACAAGAAAGTGAAGTAAAATATAAATTATTAATTGAATCAATCCAAGATTGTGCAATTTTTTTATTAGATCCAAAAGGAGAAGTTATTAGTTGGAATCAAGGAGCACAACGACTTAAAGGATATGAAGCTAAGGAAATTATTGGCAAGCATTTTTCTTGCTTTTATCGCCCGGAAGAGATTGCCGAAGGTAAACCCGATCGCTACTTGGAAATCGCTGCTGCTAAAGGACACATCGAAAACGAAGGCTGGAGAGTTCGGAAAAATGGGACTGAATTTTGGGCAAATGTCATTATTACTGCCTTGAGAGATGAGCAGGGAAATCTCACCGGATTTTGTAAATTAACGCGAGATTTTAGTGAAAAAAAACGCATAGAAGATTCTTTGCAAAAAGCTTATTCCGAATTAGAATTTTGTATTCAAGAGCGCACAGTACAATTAACAGTAACTAATCAACAATTAGAGCAGCAAAAAGAAGAAAGAAAGAAAGCCGAAGCAGCATTGCAAGAAAGCGAACGCCGCTTCCGCGCCATCTTTAATCAAACATTTCAGTTTATTGGACTGATGCAACCAGATGGGATTTTAATAGAAGCTAATGAAACAGCTTTAAATTTTGCGGGATTGCAGCGAGAAGATGCGATCGATCGCCCATTTTGGGAAGCCCACTGGTGGACAAATTCCCCAGAAACTCAAGAAACCCTAAAACAAGCCATCCAAAAAGCCGCCAACGGTGAATTTATTCGCTACGAAGTAGATGTATTAGGCGCAGGAAATACACTCGCAACGATCGACTTTTCCATCAAACCAATTCGAGACCAATCTGGGCAAGTCATCCTTCTCATCCCAGAAGGAAGAGACATTAGCCAACTCAAAAAAGCAGAACAAACATTACAAAGCTTCTTCGACGCAGCCCCAATCATGATGGGTATCGTCGAACTCATCGACAATCGAGATATTCTCCACATCGCCGACAATACTGCCACAGCCAAATTTTTTGGTATCCACGTCGAACAAATGCGAAACCGCCTTGCTAGCGAAATGGGAGCCCCAGAACAACAGATTCAAGCATGGATCAAAAATTACCAACAAGCTGCACGCACCCAAGCCCCCGTTCGTTTTGAATATAGTCATATCATCCAAGAACAGGAATACTGGCTATCAGCAACCGTTAGCTCAATTCCAGCTAAACCAGGTAGCAATCCTCAATTTGCTTACATTGTTGAAGATATCACCGAACGCAAACTTGCCGAAGCCCAAATCTTGCAACTAAACACCAAACTCGAACAACGAATCCAAGAACGCACCCTGCAATTACAAATCGAAATCGCTCAACGAGAACGCGCCCTGCAAGAATTACAACAAACCGAAGAAGCACTGCGCCACAGCGAACAGCAATTTCGCACGGTAGCCGAATCTATGCCCCAAATCGTCTGGACAGCTTTACCCAATGGTGCTGTAGACTACTACAACAAACGTTGGGCAGAATTTAGTGGCATTCCCCAAACTAAAGGACACAACTGGGGTTGGCAACCAATCTTACATATAGAAGATCAAAAACGCACAGTAGAAGCTTGGAAAAAAGCATTGGAAAAGGGAGAACTCTACGAATGCGAACATCGGCTCAAAAGGGCAGATGGCGAATTTCGTTGGTTTCTCAGTCGCGGTTTACCCCTGCATAATAGTCAAGGAGAAATTATTAAATGGTTTGGTACCGCTACTGATATCCACGAACAAAAGCAGGTACAAGAAGCTTTAAGACAAAGCGAACACAAGTTCCGAATTGCTGTGGATAATATCCCGGATACTTTTGTCATTTATGATGCTGAACGTCGTTTGCAATTCATGAATGTTGCTGGATTGCATCGAATACAAAAGTCGCTTGACGAATTAATAGGTCTGCGGGATGAAGAAATTTATCCCCCGGAAGTTACTAATAACTATTTACCTTTCTTGCTTTGGTCAGTTGAAACTCTAACAACTCAAAGTTTTGAATGTACGATTACTTTGCCTAGTTACGGTACTTTCACAACGATTATTTCATATATTCCTTTACTCAACGATCGAGGGGAACTTTATCAGATTCTCGGCATTAGTCACGATATTAGTAAGCGTAAAAGTGCAGAGGAAGCTTTACGATTAAGTTTGGAACGCTTCCGCATTGCTTTAGAAAATTCTCCGATCGCTGTTTTCAATCAAGACCGAGAACTCCGTTACACTTGGGTTTACAACACGCAACTAGACTACTCAGCAGAAGAAGTTCTCGGCAAAACTGATGCCGACCTCATGCACCCAGATGATGCCGCTAAGTTAACAGAAATCAAGCAGCAAGTACTCCGCACTGGAATAGGTGTGCGGACAGAAGTACAAGCTAGTAAAACTGGAGAGTTTTGTTTTCATGATTTGACTGTGGAACCATTGCGAAATGAATTTGATGAAGTTGTCGGTATCACTGGTGCTGCTATCAACATTACAGACAGCAAAATAATAGAAGCACAGCTGCAAATTCGTGCTCAACAACAAGCTGCGATCGCTCATTTAGGACAAAGAGCTTTATCTGGCATCGACTTAGATAAATTAATGAATGAAGCCACTAGTTTAATTGCCCACATTCTTAATGTTGAATATTGCAAAGTTCTGGAACTTTTGCCCGATGGTCAAAAAATGCTCTTGCGTTCAGTTTTTGGTTTCACAGATTCAGAAGTATTAGCCGAACCAATTACTATTAATACAGGGTTAGAGTCTCAAGCAGGTTATACTTTACTCGCCGATGAACCAGTCATAGTAAATGATTTGCGTTGTGAAACTCGTTTTACTCCTTCATTACTGCTCCAAGAACATAACACTATCAGTGGACTGAGTACTGTCATTGCTGGAGTTCCCCAAGCTTTCGGTGTTTTGGAAGCTCATACTATTCGTGAATATAGCTTTACTCAAGATGATATTTACTTTTTGCAAGCGGCTGCAAATATCCTCGCCGAGGCAATTCAAAGACAAAAAGCACGGGAAACTTTACAGCGACAATCTGAAGAGTTAGCTTTAGCAAATCGCCTGAAAGATGAGTTTTTGGCGACAATTTCTCATGAACTGCGTACTCCGCTAAATTCAATGTTAGGTTGGGCAAAACTCCTACCAAGCAGGAATTTTAGCCCGGACACGGTGAGTCGAGCGATCGAAACTATCGCCCGAAATACTCAAGCATTGGCGCAGCTAATTGAAGATGTTCTCGATATGTCCGATATCATTCGCGGACGTTTGAATTTACAAGTTGAGCCTGTATCTTTAGATGTGGTGATTGAACAAGCGATCGCTTCAATTCATTTAGCAGCCGAAGCAAAAAATATTCAGGTTTGCTCGCAAATAGACTACTCTGTAGGAATTGTTTTGGGAGATAGCACCCGCTTACAACAAATTGTGTGGAATTTGCTATCTAATTCAGTTAAATTTACTCCCAAAGGTGGACGGGTAGAAGTTCGCTTGACTAAAGTGAATAACCAAGCTCAAATTCAAGTTAGCGATACTGGCAGAGGTATTAGTCCTGATTTCTTACCTCATGTATTCGATCGCTTCCGTCAAGAAGATGGTTCGATTACTCGTTCTTACGGTGGGTTGGGTTTGGGTTTAGCGATCGTTCGTTACCTAGTCGAACTACACGGTGGGACAATTTCCGCCGCAAGTACAGGCTACGGAAAAGGCGCAACCTTTACTGTGCAACTTCCCCTGATTTAG
- a CDS encoding 4'-phosphopantetheinyl transferase family protein has product MTLVKDSVHIWCTDLNLPTELLTNLAGNLSLDERQRAERFYFEPDKKKFIACRGLLRIILSYYLNLAPDRLEFIYSLQGKPELNNKQLCFNVSHSQNLAVYAIALNRSVGIDLEYLRQIPNVQQLAERFFSPDESTMINSLDKEEQQEFFFRLWTIKEAYLKATGEGLAGLQKIAVSFTQENAVNLYQTQHNILLNTHWFCAEFKPAPDYAGALVVQGEDLAASAIAKRTMSNIEYFNLTTEYILNHWL; this is encoded by the coding sequence TTGACTCTTGTTAAAGATTCTGTGCATATTTGGTGTACCGATCTCAATTTACCAACTGAGTTATTGACAAATTTAGCGGGAAATTTGTCTTTAGATGAACGACAAAGGGCGGAAAGATTTTATTTTGAGCCAGACAAAAAAAAGTTTATTGCCTGTCGGGGATTATTAAGAATTATTCTTAGTTATTATTTAAATTTAGCACCCGATCGACTAGAGTTTATCTACTCGCTTCAGGGCAAACCAGAACTAAATAATAAGCAGTTGTGTTTTAATGTATCTCATTCGCAGAATTTAGCGGTTTATGCGATCGCACTAAACCGTTCTGTGGGAATTGATTTGGAATATTTGCGCCAAATTCCGAATGTACAACAATTAGCAGAACGCTTTTTTTCTCCTGATGAATCTACAATGATTAATAGTCTGGACAAAGAAGAACAACAAGAGTTCTTTTTTCGGCTTTGGACTATTAAAGAAGCTTACTTAAAAGCTACTGGGGAAGGATTAGCCGGACTGCAAAAGATTGCAGTTTCTTTTACGCAGGAAAACGCTGTTAATTTGTACCAAACTCAACATAATATTTTACTCAACACGCACTGGTTTTGTGCTGAGTTTAAACCAGCGCCAGATTATGCTGGGGCGCTGGTTGTGCAGGGAGAAGATTTAGCCGCAAGTGCGATCGCAAAACGCACCATGAGTAATATAGAATATTTTAATTTGACCACAGAGTATATCCTCAATCATTGGCTCTAA
- a CDS encoding ABC transporter substrate-binding protein, with the protein MKRPTQPTQTSKMSILKLRTKLTLAILPIITGFLAAACQTTTTNNTTSTTPTPAAQNAATTPTPTTATTGTGLKIGSLLPSTGDLASIGQPMIASVPLLVETVNKCGGVNGQPITLISEDDQTKPESGAAAMTKLAEVDRVAGVVGSFASSVSSAAVDIAARNKVMLVSPGSTSPVFTERAKKGDFQGFWARTAPPDTYQAQALAKLASERGFKRVSTVVINNDYGVGFEQEFVKSFKALGGTVVNEAKPTRYDPKATTFESEAAAAFAGKPDAVVAVLYAETGSLLLKSAYEQGLMKGVTVMLTDGVYSPEFPQQVGKTSDGKFILASAIGTVPGANGQSLTEFTKTWEQKKQRPVSAFVPHSWDAAALLALAAEAAKTNTGEGIKSKIREVANAPGEEVTDVCKAMELVRQGKDINYQGASGNVDIDEAGDVIGSYDVWSVLDDGSLKVTGKVSPK; encoded by the coding sequence ATGAAAAGACCGACACAACCAACTCAGACAAGCAAGATGTCTATTCTCAAGCTGAGAACCAAACTTACCCTAGCCATTCTCCCTATAATCACAGGATTTTTGGCAGCCGCTTGTCAAACCACTACCACTAATAACACTACATCAACCACCCCCACCCCGGCAGCCCAAAATGCTGCCACTACTCCTACCCCGACAACAGCGACTACGGGTACGGGGTTGAAAATCGGTTCTTTGCTACCCTCCACTGGTGACTTAGCTTCTATTGGACAACCAATGATTGCCTCTGTACCTTTGTTAGTGGAAACTGTGAATAAATGTGGTGGTGTCAACGGTCAACCCATCACATTGATTTCGGAAGACGACCAAACAAAACCGGAATCTGGTGCTGCGGCAATGACTAAATTGGCAGAAGTAGATAGAGTTGCTGGAGTTGTGGGTTCTTTTGCTAGCAGTGTATCCAGTGCTGCTGTAGATATTGCGGCGCGAAACAAGGTGATGTTAGTGTCTCCAGGTAGTACTAGTCCAGTATTTACTGAAAGAGCGAAAAAAGGTGATTTTCAAGGTTTTTGGGCGCGGACTGCCCCACCAGATACTTATCAGGCGCAAGCTTTAGCTAAATTAGCGAGTGAAAGAGGCTTTAAGCGAGTTTCTACGGTTGTAATTAACAATGATTACGGTGTGGGTTTTGAACAAGAATTTGTGAAATCCTTCAAAGCTTTGGGGGGGACGGTAGTGAATGAAGCTAAACCGACTCGTTATGACCCAAAAGCTACCACATTTGAATCAGAAGCAGCTGCGGCTTTTGCGGGTAAACCTGATGCGGTTGTCGCAGTTTTGTATGCTGAAACTGGTTCTTTGTTGCTGAAGTCTGCTTACGAACAGGGACTGATGAAGGGAGTGACGGTAATGCTGACTGATGGGGTTTATTCTCCTGAATTTCCCCAACAAGTGGGCAAAACTAGCGATGGTAAGTTTATTTTAGCTTCTGCGATCGGTACTGTTCCTGGTGCCAACGGTCAATCATTGACAGAGTTCACCAAAACTTGGGAACAAAAGAAACAACGTCCTGTTAGCGCCTTTGTTCCCCACTCTTGGGATGCCGCAGCTTTATTAGCTTTGGCAGCAGAAGCCGCCAAAACTAATACAGGCGAAGGCATTAAAAGCAAAATTCGGGAAGTTGCTAACGCCCCTGGTGAAGAAGTTACCGATGTTTGCAAAGCGATGGAACTAGTTCGCCAAGGCAAAGACATTAATTACCAAGGTGCTAGCGGTAACGTTGACATTGATGAAGCTGGCGATGTCATCGGCAGCTACGATGTCTGGAGTGTCTTAGATGACGGTAGTTTGAAGGTTACAGGAAAGGTGAGTCCGAAGTAA
- a CDS encoding citrate synthase, translating to MTVCEYRPGLEGIPAAESAISHVDGHKGILEYRGIKIEELAEKSNFLETTYLLIWGKLPTKPELEDFEHEIRYHRRIKYRIVDMMKCFPESGHPMDALQASAAALGLFYSRRDLHNPAYIRAAVVRLMAKIPTMVAAFQLMRNGNEPVRPRDDLGYAANFLYMLNEREPDPLSARIMDICLILHAEHTMNASTFSARVTASTLTDPYAVIASAVGTLGGPLHGGANEEVIDMLEKIGSVENVRPYLEDCLQRKSKIMGFGHRVYKVKDPRATILQGLAEQLFDKFGMDKYYEIAVELERAVEEKLGHKGIYPNVDFYSGLLYRKMGIPTDLFTPIFAIARVAGWLAHWKEQLEENRIYRPTQVYTGYHDAHYVPMNQRYS from the coding sequence ATGACCGTCTGCGAATATAGGCCAGGTTTAGAAGGAATTCCCGCTGCTGAATCCGCTATTAGTCATGTTGACGGACACAAGGGAATTTTGGAATATCGAGGCATTAAAATTGAAGAACTAGCAGAAAAAAGCAACTTCTTAGAAACAACCTATCTGCTAATTTGGGGTAAATTACCTACTAAACCAGAATTAGAAGATTTTGAACATGAAATCCGTTACCATCGTCGGATTAAGTATCGCATTGTCGATATGATGAAATGCTTCCCGGAAAGCGGACATCCGATGGATGCTTTGCAAGCTTCCGCAGCAGCATTAGGATTATTTTATTCTCGACGCGATTTGCATAATCCTGCTTATATTCGCGCCGCTGTGGTGCGGTTAATGGCTAAAATCCCGACGATGGTAGCAGCTTTTCAGTTAATGCGAAATGGGAATGAGCCTGTTAGACCCCGTGATGATTTGGGTTATGCAGCTAATTTCCTTTATATGCTCAATGAGAGGGAACCAGACCCATTATCCGCCAGAATTATGGATATTTGCCTAATTCTTCATGCGGAACACACCATGAATGCTTCTACCTTTTCTGCCAGAGTAACAGCTTCTACTTTGACTGACCCTTATGCAGTAATCGCTTCAGCAGTAGGGACTTTAGGTGGGCCTTTACATGGCGGCGCAAATGAAGAAGTAATTGATATGTTAGAAAAAATTGGCTCGGTGGAAAATGTTCGCCCTTATTTAGAAGATTGTTTGCAGCGTAAATCGAAAATCATGGGCTTTGGTCATCGAGTTTACAAGGTAAAAGACCCCAGAGCTACTATACTCCAAGGTTTAGCCGAGCAATTGTTCGATAAGTTCGGTATGGACAAGTATTACGAAATTGCTGTGGAGTTGGAACGGGCTGTGGAAGAGAAGTTGGGTCACAAAGGAATTTATCCGAATGTTGACTTTTATTCCGGTTTGTTGTATAGAAAAATGGGTATTCCTACAGATTTGTTTACGCCGATTTTTGCGATCGCTCGCGTCGCTGGCTGGCTAGCCCACTGGAAAGAACAACTCGAAGAAAACCGCATCTACCGCCCCACCCAAGTTTACACCGGATACCACGACGCTCACTACGTCCCCATGAATCAACGGTACTCTTGA
- the sixA gene encoding phosphohistidine phosphatase SixA: MTNLYLVRHGIAAEREEYTEDAIRPLTSEGKRKTKQVAQQLLNLGLRFDLILTSPLLRARQTADILKAIGLSSQIQESTDLTPEGNIYSWLKWWEEWQNQGSNSLVLVGHEPNLGEWTEILVWGEAKGNLLVKKAGVIGVQLPESGSPIGRSLLFWLTPPKYLL, encoded by the coding sequence ATGACGAATTTATACTTGGTGCGTCATGGAATCGCTGCGGAAAGAGAAGAATACACTGAAGATGCGATTAGACCGCTGACAAGTGAGGGGAAGCGGAAAACTAAACAAGTAGCGCAGCAATTGTTGAATTTGGGACTGCGGTTTGATTTAATCTTGACTAGTCCATTGTTGCGGGCTAGGCAAACTGCTGATATTCTAAAAGCGATCGGACTAAGTTCCCAAATACAAGAATCCACTGACCTAACACCAGAAGGTAACATTTACTCTTGGTTAAAATGGTGGGAGGAGTGGCAAAACCAAGGTAGTAATAGTTTAGTATTAGTTGGTCATGAACCAAACTTAGGCGAATGGACAGAAATTTTAGTTTGGGGTGAAGCCAAAGGGAATTTATTAGTTAAAAAAGCCGGAGTTATTGGAGTGCAACTTCCAGAAAGTGGTTCTCCCATTGGTCGAAGTTTATTATTTTGGCTAACACCACCAAAATACTTACTTTAA
- a CDS encoding DHH family phosphoesterase has protein sequence MQSRSIESLDRLTLITDSPVELKANIANTDANAKRSSSSIPETIAEPTRRSPTQLSAQKAQALQQTLERHREERQIIVVQDFPDPDALSCAWTYQLIAQQYRIQCDIVYGGTLSHQENIALVKLTNLPAMRWTPQVLKNKDLSVYQGCVLIDNQGTTSQLMTQVQQAGIPTIVVVDHHQLQGNLQAEFIDIRPAVRATSTIFTQYLQAGLLDLDNGISEHVKCATALMHGLRSDTNGLRQAQEEEFLAAAYLSRFYDPQMLNAVLQATRSKRVMDVIERSLKNRIVKNNFSIAGVGYLLYDDRDAIPQAADFLVTEENVHTAVVYGIVHDEDKEREVVVGSLRTTKLTLDPDEFIKEAFGQDNQGRFFGGGRSMAGGFEIPIGFLGGSNENSEYAKLKWEVFDSQIKQKLLKLVNPTHNLIETE, from the coding sequence ATGCAATCTCGATCGATCGAGTCTCTCGACCGTTTAACCCTAATCACCGATTCTCCAGTGGAACTAAAGGCCAATATAGCCAACACTGACGCTAATGCAAAACGTTCCAGTTCGTCTATCCCAGAAACGATAGCCGAACCTACCAGACGTTCTCCCACTCAATTATCCGCGCAAAAAGCACAAGCTTTACAACAAACCTTAGAGCGCCATCGGGAAGAAAGGCAAATTATCGTTGTGCAAGATTTCCCAGACCCCGATGCTTTATCATGCGCTTGGACATACCAACTAATCGCCCAACAATATCGCATTCAATGTGACATTGTTTATGGGGGTACTCTCAGTCACCAAGAAAATATTGCCTTGGTAAAACTGACAAATCTACCTGCAATGCGATGGACACCACAAGTCCTGAAAAACAAAGACTTATCCGTATACCAAGGTTGCGTATTAATCGATAACCAAGGTACTACCAGTCAATTAATGACGCAAGTTCAGCAAGCAGGAATTCCCACAATTGTAGTAGTTGACCATCATCAACTACAAGGAAACTTACAAGCTGAATTTATCGATATTCGTCCAGCTGTACGTGCCACATCAACAATTTTTACTCAATACTTACAAGCGGGATTACTAGACTTAGATAACGGCATTAGCGAGCACGTAAAATGCGCCACAGCTTTAATGCACGGTTTGCGTTCTGATACTAATGGTTTGCGACAAGCGCAGGAAGAAGAATTTCTCGCTGCTGCTTATCTTAGCCGTTTTTATGACCCACAAATGCTCAATGCTGTTTTACAAGCGACTCGTTCTAAACGAGTGATGGATGTCATAGAACGTAGCTTAAAAAATCGCATTGTGAAAAATAACTTTTCCATTGCTGGAGTTGGTTATTTGCTTTATGATGACCGTGACGCGATTCCCCAAGCTGCTGACTTCCTCGTAACAGAAGAAAACGTTCATACAGCAGTGGTTTATGGTATTGTTCATGATGAAGATAAAGAACGAGAAGTAGTGGTTGGTTCTTTAAGAACTACTAAATTAACCCTCGACCCCGATGAATTTATCAAGGAAGCTTTTGGACAAGATAATCAAGGGCGTTTCTTTGGTGGTGGACGGTCAATGGCGGGTGGTTTTGAAATTCCGATCGGTTTCTTAGGCGGTAGTAACGAAAACTCCGAATATGCCAAACTGAAATGGGAAGTTTTTGACAGCCAAATTAAGCAAAAACTCCTGAAACTCGTCAATCCTACCCATAACTTAATTGAAACCGAATAA
- a CDS encoding HNH endonuclease → MGKVLVLNASYEPLNITSWRRAVILLIKGKAEQVEHNGKYIYTEFPLPTVIRLRHYVRVPYKDIPLTRRNILHRDSHSCQYCGYTGDELTLDHVLPRSRGGGESWENMVTACVRCNIKKGNRTPSEANMLLRNTPRKPYSSLYFEVAKHLKSGTHQEWRKYVIGV, encoded by the coding sequence ATGGGCAAGGTTCTGGTGTTAAATGCCTCTTATGAACCGCTCAACATCACTAGCTGGCGGCGGGCGGTTATCCTATTAATCAAAGGTAAAGCAGAGCAAGTCGAACACAACGGGAAATACATATATACGGAATTTCCCCTACCAACTGTGATTCGGCTACGTCATTATGTCCGAGTTCCCTACAAAGACATACCCCTGACCAGACGTAATATATTGCACCGAGACAGCCACAGTTGTCAATACTGCGGTTACACAGGGGACGAATTAACCCTAGATCATGTTCTACCTCGTTCTCGCGGTGGAGGCGAAAGTTGGGAAAACATGGTAACAGCTTGTGTCCGGTGCAATATCAAAAAAGGCAATCGCACTCCTTCAGAAGCAAATATGTTGCTGAGGAATACACCGCGAAAACCGTACAGCAGTCTATATTTTGAAGTTGCTAAACACCTAAAAAGTGGTACGCATCAAGAATGGCGAAAATATGTTATCGGTGTTTGA
- a CDS encoding M42 family metallopeptidase encodes MSTPTYDQLFNTIEQLVLHHSPSGAESEIDRLLLTHFETIQVKAWIDRAGNAIAHLPGKDSTRAIAITAHKDEIGAIVKSIEPEGKIQIRKLGGAFPWVYGEGVLDLLGDNQTISGILSFGSRHISHESPQKAQQEDKPLRWEDAWVETKLTTEELEAAGIHPGTRVVIGKHRKRPIRLKDHIASYTLDNKASIAILLALAENLKQPAVDTYLVASAKEEVGAIGALYFTQNQKLEALIALEICPLSSEYPIKDGEAPVLLSQDGYGVYDETLNNDLRTVAKQLDIPLQLAVISGFGSDASIAMKFGHVARAACLSFPTQNTHGYEIAHLGAIANCIHILQAYCEKDWELETGE; translated from the coding sequence ATGTCCACGCCAACTTACGACCAATTATTCAATACGATCGAACAATTAGTACTACATCATTCTCCCAGTGGCGCAGAGAGCGAAATCGATCGCTTATTACTCACCCATTTTGAAACAATACAAGTAAAAGCTTGGATCGATCGCGCGGGAAATGCGATCGCACATCTTCCAGGCAAAGATTCTACCAGAGCGATCGCTATTACCGCTCACAAAGACGAAATCGGTGCCATAGTCAAAAGCATCGAACCAGAAGGAAAAATCCAAATTCGCAAACTTGGCGGCGCATTTCCTTGGGTTTACGGCGAAGGAGTATTAGACTTACTTGGCGACAATCAAACAATAAGTGGAATTCTTTCCTTTGGATCTCGCCACATCTCCCACGAATCACCCCAAAAAGCGCAACAAGAAGACAAACCCTTACGTTGGGAAGATGCTTGGGTAGAAACCAAACTCACAACCGAAGAACTAGAAGCAGCTGGCATTCATCCGGGAACTCGCGTCGTAATTGGCAAACATCGCAAACGCCCGATTCGCCTCAAAGACCACATCGCCAGTTACACCTTAGATAATAAAGCTTCGATCGCCATCTTGTTAGCCCTAGCCGAAAATCTCAAACAACCCGCAGTCGATACTTACCTAGTCGCCTCCGCAAAAGAAGAAGTCGGCGCAATCGGCGCACTCTACTTTACCCAAAACCAAAAACTCGAAGCTTTAATCGCCCTAGAAATTTGTCCCTTATCCAGCGAATACCCAATTAAAGACGGAGAAGCACCAGTTTTACTATCACAAGATGGCTACGGAGTATATGACGAAACATTAAATAATGACTTGCGAACCGTCGCCAAACAACTGGACATACCCTTACAATTAGCAGTCATCAGCGGTTTTGGTTCCGATGCTTCAATCGCCATGAAATTCGGTCACGTCGCCCGTGCCGCTTGCTTAAGCTTTCCCACCCAAAACACTCACGGATATGAAATCGCCCATCTTGGTGCGATCGCTAACTGCATCCACATTTTACAAGCATACTGCGAGAAGGACTGGGAACTGGAGACTGGGGAATGA